A DNA window from Doryrhamphus excisus isolate RoL2022-K1 chromosome 2, RoL_Dexc_1.0, whole genome shotgun sequence contains the following coding sequences:
- the LOC131108616 gene encoding spindlin-Z: MKSTPEHRDTADTGHAGVSANMMKKKNPNKKHKSNLGPATKVLSQPRRNIVGCRIQHIWKDGSGHVVWKGTVLDQVPVNPSLYLIKYDGFDCVYGLELHKDERVQGLEVLPDRLAKSRLTDISLADAMIGKAVEHMFETEEGPKEEWRGMVLARAPIMTTWFYITYEKDPVLYMYQLLDDFKEGDLRIMPDSNDSVPTEREPGEVVDSLVGKQVEYAKEDGGKRTGMVIHQVEAKPSVYFIKFDDDHLIYVYDLVKTS, from the exons ATGAAGAGCACTCCGGAACACAGAGACACTGCTGATACAG GGCATGCAGGTGTTTCTGCAAAtatgatgaagaaaaagaacCCCAATAA AAAACATAAGAGTAATCTGGGTCCGGCCACCAAAGTTTTGTCCCAACCTCGACGTAACATTGTTGGCTGCAGGATCCAACACATCTGGAAGGATGGGAGTGGACATGTAGTATGGAAAGGCACCGTACTCGACCAG GTGCCAGTGAATCCTTCTCTCTATCTGATCAAGTATGACGGCTTTGACTGCGTGTACGGTCTGGAGCTCCATAAAGATGAGAGAGTTCAGGGTCTGGAGGTGCTCCCTGACAGACTTG CGAAATCCCGCCTGACAGATATCAGTCTCGCAGATGCAATGATAGGCAAAGCGGTGGAACACATGTTTGAGACGGAGGAGGGTCCAAAGGAGGAGTGGAGGGGGATGGTGCTGGCCCGGGCTCCCATCATGACCACCTGGTTTTATATAACCTATGAGAAAGATCCTGTCCTTTACATGTACCAGCTGCTGGACGACTTTAAAGAAGGCGACCTCCGCATCATGCCTGACTCTA ATGACAGTGTCCCAACAGAGAGGGAACCAGGTGAGGTGGTGGACAGTTTGGTGGGTAAACAGGTGGAGTACGCCAAAGAGGACGGAGGCAAACGAACAGGCATGGTCATCCACCAGGTGGAGGCCAAGCCGTCTGTCTACTTCATCAAGTTTGACGACGACCACCTCATTTACGTCTACGACTTGGTCAAAACTTCGTAA